One window from the genome of Streptomyces sp. NBC_00287 encodes:
- a CDS encoding FadR/GntR family transcriptional regulator has protein sequence MSVDADQGPDADHRPEDRLTPVLRPVRAGNGFEEALQQILQVVRLGLVPGGERLPAERELAERLGISRVTLREVLKVLQDQGLVESRRGRYGGTFVLPRTDAGGEDELRRRIAEVDIEDVLRFREVLEVGAVGLCAAHGLTREQRERLREALARTQDAPLGDYRRRDTLLHLTLAELCGSPTLTAQYAAVRATVNELLDCIPILVRNLEHSQRQHAALVEAVLDADADAAREIMREHCAGTAALLRGFLA, from the coding sequence ATGTCGGTGGACGCTGACCAAGGCCCGGACGCCGACCACCGCCCGGAGGACCGGCTCACCCCGGTACTGCGGCCGGTGCGGGCGGGCAACGGCTTCGAGGAGGCACTGCAGCAGATCCTCCAGGTGGTCCGGCTCGGTCTGGTGCCGGGCGGTGAGCGGCTGCCCGCGGAGCGGGAGCTGGCCGAGCGGCTCGGGATCAGCCGGGTAACTCTGCGCGAGGTGCTCAAGGTGCTCCAGGACCAGGGTCTGGTGGAGTCCCGGCGGGGGCGGTACGGCGGAACGTTCGTGCTGCCGCGCACGGACGCCGGCGGCGAGGACGAGCTGCGCCGCCGGATCGCCGAGGTGGACATCGAGGACGTGCTGCGCTTCCGTGAGGTACTGGAGGTGGGCGCGGTGGGGCTGTGCGCGGCGCACGGTCTGACGCGGGAGCAGCGGGAGCGGCTGCGGGAGGCGCTGGCCCGCACCCAGGACGCGCCGCTGGGCGACTACCGGCGCCGGGACACACTGCTGCACCTCACGCTCGCCGAGCTGTGCGGCTCGCCGACCCTGACCGCGCAGTACGCGGCGGTACGGGCGACGGTGAACGAACTGCTGGACTGCATCCCGATCCTGGTCCGGAATCTGGAGCATTCGCAGCGGCAGCACGCGGCGCTGGTGGAGGCGGTGCTGGACGCGGACGCGGACGCGGCGCGGGAGATCATGCGGGAGCACTGCGCGGGGACGGCGGCGCTGCTCAGGGGGTTCCTGGCGTGA
- a CDS encoding gamma-glutamyl-gamma-aminobutyrate hydrolase family protein has product MPGRPLIGVSTYLEAGARWGVWELDAALLPAGYPRLVQRAGGLAALLPPDAPEQAAATVARLDGLVIAGGPDVEPVRYGAERHPRTGPPARERDAWELALIEAALTARLPLLGICRGMQLLNVALGGTLVQHLEGHAEVVGVFGGHTVKPVPGTLYAGIAPEETSVPTYHHQSVDRLGEGLVPSAHAEDGTLEAVELPGDHWVLGVQWHPEMGEDVRVMRALVEASVG; this is encoded by the coding sequence ATGCCGGGCAGGCCGTTGATCGGCGTCAGTACGTATCTGGAGGCCGGGGCGCGCTGGGGCGTGTGGGAGCTGGACGCGGCGCTGCTGCCGGCCGGGTATCCGCGGCTGGTGCAGCGGGCGGGCGGGCTCGCGGCGCTGCTGCCGCCGGACGCGCCGGAGCAGGCGGCGGCGACGGTGGCCCGCCTCGACGGGCTGGTCATCGCGGGCGGTCCGGACGTGGAGCCGGTCCGCTACGGCGCCGAGCGCCACCCGCGCACCGGGCCGCCGGCGCGGGAGCGGGACGCGTGGGAACTGGCCCTGATCGAGGCCGCGCTCACCGCCCGGCTCCCCCTGCTGGGGATCTGCCGGGGCATGCAGCTCCTCAACGTCGCCCTCGGCGGCACGCTCGTCCAGCATCTGGAGGGTCACGCCGAGGTGGTCGGCGTCTTCGGCGGCCACACCGTCAAACCGGTACCAGGCACGCTCTACGCCGGTATCGCCCCGGAGGAGACGAGTGTGCCGACGTATCACCACCAGTCCGTGGACCGCCTCGGCGAGGGGCTTGTGCCCTCGGCCCACGCGGAGGACGGCACGTTGGAGGCCGTAGAACTCCCCGGGGACCACTGGGTGTTGGGAGTGCAGTGGCATCCGGAGATGGGTGAGGACGTGCGGGTGATGAGGGCGCTGGTGGAGGCGAGCGTCGGCTAG
- a CDS encoding LysR family transcriptional regulator, translating to MSSAVTSSLAHRVPDLGGLELLLAVARLGSLGGAARELGITQPAASSRIRSMERQLGVALVDRSPRGSRLTDAGALVTDWARRIVEAAEAFDVGAQALRDRRDSRLRVAASMTIAEYLLPGWLLALRAGRPDTAVSLLAGNSTVVAERLLSDEADLGFVEGLTVPTGLDSVVIAHDRLIVVTAPGHPWARRRRPLTAEELAVTPLILREKGSGTRQVLDTALGGLARPLIELSSTTAVKAAAVSGAGPAVLSELAVREELSMRRLVSIPMADVSLARDLRAVWPTGHRPVGPARDLLHLTRGG from the coding sequence ATGAGTAGTGCGGTGACGAGTTCCCTGGCCCATCGAGTCCCCGACCTCGGCGGGCTGGAGCTGCTGCTGGCGGTGGCGCGGCTCGGCAGCCTGGGCGGGGCCGCCCGTGAGCTGGGCATCACCCAGCCCGCGGCCAGCAGCCGGATCCGGTCGATGGAACGGCAGCTCGGGGTGGCGCTGGTGGACCGCTCGCCGCGGGGCTCACGGCTGACGGACGCCGGTGCGCTGGTGACGGACTGGGCGCGGCGGATCGTGGAGGCGGCGGAGGCCTTCGACGTGGGCGCGCAGGCGCTGCGGGACCGGCGGGACTCGCGGCTGCGGGTGGCGGCGAGCATGACGATCGCCGAGTATCTGCTGCCGGGCTGGCTGCTGGCGCTGCGCGCGGGCCGCCCGGACACGGCGGTGTCGCTGCTCGCGGGCAACTCGACGGTGGTGGCCGAACGGCTCCTCTCCGACGAGGCGGACCTCGGCTTCGTGGAGGGCCTGACGGTCCCCACGGGCCTGGACTCGGTGGTCATCGCCCACGACCGCCTGATCGTCGTGACGGCCCCCGGCCACCCTTGGGCCCGCCGCCGACGCCCGCTCACAGCCGAGGAGTTGGCCGTCACCCCCCTGATCCTCCGGGAGAAGGGCTCGGGCACCCGCCAGGTCCTGGACACGGCCCTGGGCGGTCTGGCCCGCCCCTTGATCGAACTTTCCTCGACCACGGCGGTGAAGGCGGCGGCCGTGAGCGGCGCGGGTCCGGCGGTCCTGAGCGAACTCGCGGTCCGCGAGGAACTGTCGATGCGGCGGCTGGTGAGCATCCCGATGGCGGACGTGTCGCTGGCCCGCGACCTGAGGGCGGTGTGGCCGACGGGGCATCGGCCGGTGGGACCGGCGCGGGACTTGCTGCATCTGACGCGGGGCGGCTAG
- a CDS encoding TDT family transporter produces MVTAAQSRPRAMAVRHLGPNWYASVMGTAIVATAGAALPVPVPRAVCAAVWALSLALLLALLAARALHWTHHRDQARAHLMDPATAPFYGCLSMALLAVGGGALTVGRDWIGIEAAVALDVVLFTVGTVIGLAAAVAVPYLMAVRHRVEPSQATPVWLLPLVAPMVSAALGPLLVPYLPAGQAQETLLLACFAMFGLSLLATLLMLPLVFARLVTAGPLPLALTPTLFLVLGPLGQSTTAVGKFAEYAPGVVPAPYSQGFDVFAVLYGVPVMGFALLWLGFATAHVVRARRQGMRFAMTWWAFTFPVGTCVTGAEALARHTGLVVYEWLAIGLYAVLVAAWLVAAAHTARGVVSGALLAGPRPALPAPRPVTVRTTSGADR; encoded by the coding sequence ATGGTCACCGCCGCCCAGTCCCGCCCCCGTGCCATGGCCGTCCGTCACCTCGGACCGAACTGGTACGCCTCCGTCATGGGAACCGCCATCGTCGCCACCGCCGGCGCCGCGCTCCCCGTGCCCGTCCCCCGAGCCGTGTGCGCCGCCGTCTGGGCCCTGTCCCTGGCGCTGCTCCTCGCACTCCTCGCCGCCCGCGCCCTGCACTGGACCCACCACCGCGACCAGGCCCGCGCCCACCTCATGGACCCGGCGACGGCCCCCTTCTACGGCTGTCTCTCCATGGCCCTGCTGGCCGTCGGCGGCGGCGCTCTCACCGTCGGCCGGGACTGGATCGGCATCGAGGCGGCGGTCGCGCTCGACGTCGTGCTGTTCACCGTCGGTACGGTGATCGGACTCGCGGCCGCGGTCGCCGTCCCGTACCTGATGGCCGTACGGCACCGGGTGGAGCCGTCGCAGGCCACGCCCGTCTGGCTGCTGCCGCTCGTCGCGCCCATGGTGTCCGCCGCGCTCGGGCCGCTGCTGGTGCCGTATCTGCCCGCCGGGCAGGCCCAGGAGACGCTGCTGCTGGCCTGCTTCGCGATGTTCGGGCTGAGCCTGCTCGCGACCCTGCTGATGCTGCCGCTCGTCTTCGCCCGGCTGGTCACGGCCGGACCGCTGCCGCTCGCGCTGACGCCGACCCTGTTCCTGGTGCTGGGCCCGCTCGGCCAGTCGACCACCGCCGTAGGCAAGTTCGCGGAGTACGCGCCGGGCGTCGTCCCGGCCCCGTACAGCCAGGGCTTCGACGTGTTTGCCGTCCTGTACGGCGTGCCGGTCATGGGGTTCGCGCTGCTGTGGCTCGGGTTCGCCACCGCCCATGTCGTGCGCGCCCGGCGGCAGGGGATGCGGTTCGCGATGACCTGGTGGGCGTTCACCTTCCCGGTCGGCACCTGTGTCACCGGCGCCGAGGCACTGGCCCGGCACACCGGGCTCGTGGTCTACGAGTGGCTCGCGATCGGTCTGTACGCCGTGCTCGTCGCCGCCTGGCTCGTCGCCGCCGCGCACACCGCGCGCGGGGTGGTCAGCGGCGCGCTGCTCGCAGGGCCGCGCCCAGCACTTCCGGCGCCTCGGCCAGTGACGGTCCGTACCACGTCAGGTGCCGACCGCTGA
- a CDS encoding helical backbone metal receptor produces the protein MRVVSLVPSLTEAVALSAPGVLVGVTDWCTHPADLGVARIGGTKNPKTERIVDLAPDLVIANEEENRAPDLADLRAAGIEVLLTEVRDVPEAFRELDRVLTACGTGTRPRWLDEAERTWSALPAPDRRTSAVVPIWRRPWMVLGRDTFAGDVLARLGVDHRYATHEDRYPRIPLEELRATAPDVVVLPDEPYRFTADDGPEAFPGLPCALVSGRHLTWYGPSLAEAPEVLGAALRAARR, from the coding sequence ATGCGCGTCGTCTCCCTGGTGCCGTCCCTGACGGAGGCCGTGGCTCTCTCGGCCCCCGGCGTCCTGGTCGGCGTCACGGACTGGTGCACGCATCCGGCGGACCTCGGCGTGGCCCGGATCGGCGGCACCAAGAATCCCAAGACCGAGCGGATCGTCGACCTCGCCCCCGACCTGGTGATCGCCAACGAGGAGGAGAACCGCGCCCCCGACCTCGCGGACCTGCGGGCGGCGGGCATCGAGGTGCTGCTCACCGAGGTCCGCGATGTGCCGGAGGCCTTCCGGGAGCTGGACCGGGTGCTGACCGCGTGCGGGACCGGGACCCGGCCGCGCTGGCTGGACGAGGCGGAGCGGACCTGGTCGGCGCTGCCGGCCCCTGACCGCCGTACGTCCGCCGTGGTGCCGATCTGGCGGCGGCCCTGGATGGTGCTGGGCCGCGACACGTTCGCCGGTGACGTGCTGGCCCGTCTCGGCGTGGACCACCGGTACGCGACGCACGAGGACCGCTACCCGCGCATCCCCCTGGAGGAGCTGCGGGCCACGGCCCCGGATGTGGTCGTCCTCCCGGACGAGCCCTACCGCTTCACGGCCGACGACGGTCCGGAGGCCTTCCCCGGACTGCCCTGCGCGCTGGTCAGCGGTCGGCACCTGACGTGGTACGGACCGTCACTGGCCGAGGCGCCGGAAGTGCTGGGCGCGGCCCTGCGAGCAGCGCGCCGCTGA
- a CDS encoding helix-turn-helix domain-containing protein: protein MGDHKEQPLRVGAAVRRRRRALELTLAVVAERSGLSVPFLSQVENDRARPSRSSLEKLADALRTTAVELLAAADPACSVDVVRAECTEVTPEPRTRSLVRGHHQMHASEFTGDHDAGREFQYRNDQLMYVADGAVEIEAEGRAYRLGRGDTLYLTGGVRHRWRATVPETRVVVVAVAEHIEAVQDRPR from the coding sequence ATGGGCGACCACAAAGAACAGCCCCTGCGGGTGGGCGCGGCCGTACGGCGGCGGCGTCGCGCGCTGGAGCTCACCCTCGCCGTCGTGGCCGAGCGCAGCGGCCTGTCGGTGCCCTTCCTGAGCCAGGTGGAGAACGACCGCGCCCGCCCCAGCAGAAGCTCCCTGGAGAAACTCGCCGACGCCCTGCGCACCACGGCCGTCGAACTCCTCGCAGCGGCCGACCCCGCGTGCAGCGTGGACGTCGTACGCGCCGAGTGCACTGAGGTGACCCCCGAGCCGCGGACGCGTTCCCTGGTGCGCGGCCACCATCAGATGCACGCCTCCGAGTTCACCGGGGACCATGACGCGGGCCGTGAATTCCAGTACCGCAACGACCAGTTGATGTACGTCGCCGACGGCGCCGTCGAGATCGAGGCGGAGGGGCGCGCCTACCGGCTCGGCCGTGGCGACACCCTGTACCTCACCGGCGGGGTCCGCCACCGCTGGCGGGCCACGGTGCCGGAGACCCGGGTGGTGGTCGTCGCGGTGGCCGAGCACATCGAGGCCGTCCAGGACCGGCCGCGCTGA
- a CDS encoding ABC transporter permease/substrate binding protein: MPRIEFGSWVNDAVEWLTTHMGWLFDFLEQVFRGAYEGVDAVLQAPEPLLLTGIFAVIACWLRGTLAGVLTFVGFAFVISLDLWEDAMVTLSLVLVATVIALVISVPLGIWAARSNRVSAIVRPGLDLMQTLPAMVYLIPAILFFGSGAAAGIVATLVFALAPGVRMTELGIRQVDKELVEAAEAFGTTPRDTLLRVQLPLALPTVMAGVNQVIMLGLSMAAIAGMVGTGGLGGDVNEAIGQLNIGLGAEAGIAIVILAIYLDRMTSALGTQVSPLGRRTAARLRAAQGLKIWAYRPRASVAVVGVVVLALVAGGMGVFGGADKTEPVAGGDNVGQGKKISIGYIPWDEGVASTFLWKEILEQRGYEVEAKQFDAGPLYTSLAQGDIDFQTDSWLPTTHEQYWKKYGSQLDDLGSWYGPTSLELSVPSYMKDIDSLEDLKGKAGQFDGKITGIESSAGMMSLLKSKVLGEYGLDKEFKVVDSSTPAMLAELKRAYAKQEPIVVTLWSPHWAYSDYKLKKLKDPKGAWGEGDGVHTLSRKGFAEENPVVGEWLKNFKLTEEQLTSLESEINKAGKGRQQDAVRAWLKGNPGLVDQLAPVKNTETPAEAKRPLDVAWFPWDEDIAVTYLWKNVLERRGYKLNLKQMDVGPVYTGLASGDLDLNFDAWLPYAQKNYWDKSKDKLHDLGTWYEPTSLELAVPSYVKGVDSLEDLKGKGDTFDGKIVGIEPGTGEMNLLKTKVLPGYGLDDEYEVVDGSTPAMLAELKRAYAKKEPIAVVLWSPHWAYSEYELTKLKDPQKFFGEGNTIRTISNKDFPEQYPQLTEWIKNFKMSEDELGTLEQEIKDRGQGHEEEAVAAWLEEHPEMVDRMTPAA, encoded by the coding sequence GTGCCTAGGATCGAGTTCGGTTCGTGGGTCAACGACGCGGTCGAGTGGCTCACCACCCACATGGGCTGGCTCTTCGACTTCCTGGAACAGGTCTTCCGCGGCGCCTACGAAGGTGTCGACGCCGTCCTCCAGGCGCCCGAGCCCCTGCTGCTCACCGGCATCTTCGCGGTGATCGCGTGCTGGCTGCGCGGCACGCTCGCCGGCGTTCTCACCTTCGTCGGCTTCGCCTTCGTGATCTCCCTCGACCTGTGGGAGGACGCGATGGTGACCCTGTCGCTGGTCCTCGTCGCCACGGTCATCGCGCTGGTGATCTCGGTGCCGCTCGGCATCTGGGCGGCGCGCTCCAACCGGGTCAGCGCGATCGTCCGGCCAGGACTCGACCTGATGCAGACGCTGCCGGCGATGGTCTATCTGATCCCGGCGATCCTCTTCTTCGGCAGCGGCGCCGCCGCGGGCATCGTCGCCACCCTCGTCTTCGCGCTCGCCCCCGGTGTGCGCATGACCGAGCTGGGTATCCGCCAGGTCGACAAGGAACTGGTCGAGGCCGCCGAGGCGTTCGGCACCACCCCGCGCGACACCCTGCTGCGCGTCCAGCTCCCGCTGGCCCTGCCCACCGTGATGGCCGGCGTCAACCAGGTCATCATGCTCGGCCTGTCCATGGCTGCCATCGCCGGCATGGTCGGCACCGGCGGCCTCGGCGGTGACGTCAACGAGGCCATCGGCCAGCTCAACATCGGCCTCGGCGCCGAGGCGGGCATCGCCATCGTGATCCTCGCGATCTACCTGGACCGGATGACCAGCGCGCTCGGCACCCAGGTCTCCCCGCTCGGCCGCCGCACCGCCGCCCGGCTGCGCGCCGCCCAGGGCCTGAAGATCTGGGCGTACCGCCCCCGCGCCTCCGTCGCCGTGGTCGGCGTCGTCGTGCTCGCACTCGTCGCGGGCGGTATGGGCGTCTTCGGCGGCGCCGACAAGACCGAACCGGTCGCGGGCGGCGACAACGTCGGCCAGGGCAAGAAGATCAGCATCGGCTACATCCCCTGGGACGAGGGCGTCGCCTCCACCTTCCTCTGGAAGGAGATCCTGGAGCAGCGCGGCTACGAGGTCGAGGCGAAGCAGTTCGACGCGGGCCCTCTCTACACCTCCCTCGCCCAGGGCGACATCGACTTCCAGACCGACTCCTGGCTGCCCACCACCCACGAGCAGTACTGGAAGAAGTACGGCTCCCAGCTCGACGACCTCGGCTCCTGGTACGGCCCGACCTCCCTCGAACTGAGCGTGCCCTCCTACATGAAGGACATCGACTCTCTGGAGGACCTCAAGGGCAAGGCCGGGCAGTTCGACGGCAAGATCACCGGCATCGAGTCCAGCGCCGGCATGATGAGCCTGCTCAAGAGCAAGGTCCTGGGGGAGTACGGCCTGGACAAGGAGTTCAAGGTCGTCGACAGCTCGACGCCCGCCATGCTGGCCGAGCTCAAGCGGGCGTACGCCAAGCAGGAACCGATCGTCGTCACGCTCTGGTCGCCGCACTGGGCGTACAGCGACTACAAGCTGAAGAAGCTCAAGGACCCGAAGGGCGCCTGGGGCGAGGGCGACGGCGTGCACACGCTGTCCCGCAAGGGCTTCGCCGAGGAGAACCCGGTCGTCGGTGAGTGGCTGAAGAACTTCAAGCTCACCGAGGAGCAGCTCACCAGCCTGGAGTCGGAGATCAACAAGGCCGGCAAGGGCAGGCAGCAGGACGCCGTGCGCGCATGGCTGAAGGGCAACCCGGGTCTCGTCGACCAGCTCGCCCCGGTCAAGAACACCGAGACCCCGGCCGAGGCGAAGCGCCCGCTGGACGTGGCCTGGTTCCCCTGGGACGAGGACATCGCCGTCACCTATCTGTGGAAGAACGTCCTGGAGCGGCGCGGCTACAAGCTGAACCTCAAGCAGATGGACGTGGGCCCGGTCTACACCGGCCTCGCCTCCGGCGACCTCGATCTCAACTTCGACGCCTGGCTGCCGTATGCCCAGAAGAACTACTGGGACAAGAGCAAGGACAAGCTCCACGATCTGGGGACCTGGTACGAACCGACCTCGCTGGAGCTCGCCGTGCCGTCCTATGTGAAGGGCGTCGACTCCCTGGAGGACCTCAAGGGCAAGGGCGACACCTTCGACGGGAAGATCGTCGGCATCGAGCCCGGCACCGGCGAGATGAACCTCCTCAAGACCAAGGTGCTGCCCGGATACGGCCTGGACGACGAGTACGAGGTCGTCGACGGATCCACCCCGGCCATGCTCGCCGAGCTCAAGCGCGCCTACGCCAAGAAGGAGCCCATCGCCGTCGTGCTGTGGTCGCCGCACTGGGCGTACAGCGAGTACGAGCTGACCAAGCTGAAGGACCCGCAGAAGTTCTTCGGTGAGGGCAACACGATCCGGACGATCTCCAACAAGGACTTCCCCGAGCAGTACCCGCAGCTCACGGAGTGGATCAAGAACTTCAAGATGAGCGAGGACGAGCTCGGCACCCTTGAGCAGGAGATCAAGGACCGCGGCCAGGGCCATGAGGAGGAGGCCGTCGCCGCGTGGCTCGAGGAGCACCCGGAGATGGTCGACCGGATGACCCCCGCGGCCTGA
- a CDS encoding quaternary amine ABC transporter ATP-binding protein: protein MSARLEAEHLYKVFGRRQDEAVERLRGGADREELRADGTTAAVIDASFTVEPGQIFVVMGLSGSGKSTLLRMLNGLLEPTAGQVRFDGQDLTALSPRDLRAVRARKISMVFQHFALFPHRSVVENAAYGLEVQGVPKAERLARATEALELCGLKGWEKSWPDELSGGMQQRVGLARALATDADLLLMDESFSALDPLIRRDMQDQLLELQTKLKKTIVFITHDLNEAMRLGDRIAVMRDGRIVQIGTAEDILVRPADDYVASFTQDVDRSRVLTASSVMNRDVRGDEADCACATATPDTPFHDLCALSARLSHPVAVLDGKKKLVGVVPRQRLVGFLGDETAEPEPCPSPRDKGGEKVTARA, encoded by the coding sequence GTGTCAGCCAGGCTAGAAGCCGAACATCTCTACAAGGTGTTCGGCAGACGACAGGACGAGGCAGTGGAGCGGCTCCGCGGCGGAGCCGACCGGGAGGAGCTGCGCGCCGACGGCACCACCGCGGCCGTCATCGACGCCTCCTTCACCGTGGAACCGGGCCAGATCTTCGTCGTCATGGGCTTGTCCGGCTCCGGCAAGTCCACGCTGCTGCGCATGCTCAACGGTCTGCTGGAGCCGACCGCCGGACAGGTCCGCTTCGACGGCCAGGACCTGACCGCGCTCAGCCCCCGCGATCTGCGCGCGGTCCGCGCCCGGAAGATCAGCATGGTCTTCCAGCACTTCGCGCTCTTCCCGCACCGCAGCGTCGTCGAGAACGCGGCCTACGGTCTGGAGGTCCAGGGCGTCCCCAAGGCCGAGCGCCTCGCGCGGGCCACCGAGGCCCTGGAGCTGTGCGGCCTCAAGGGCTGGGAGAAGTCCTGGCCCGACGAGCTGTCCGGCGGTATGCAGCAGCGCGTCGGCCTCGCCCGCGCGCTCGCCACCGACGCCGATCTGCTGCTGATGGACGAGTCCTTCAGCGCCCTGGACCCGCTGATCCGCCGCGATATGCAGGACCAGCTGCTGGAGCTCCAGACGAAGCTGAAGAAGACCATCGTCTTCATCACCCACGACCTCAACGAGGCCATGCGCCTGGGCGACCGCATCGCCGTCATGCGCGACGGCCGTATCGTCCAGATCGGCACCGCCGAGGACATCCTGGTGCGCCCCGCCGACGACTACGTCGCCTCCTTCACCCAGGACGTCGACCGCTCCCGCGTGCTCACCGCCTCCTCCGTCATGAACCGCGACGTCCGCGGCGACGAGGCCGACTGCGCCTGCGCGACCGCGACGCCCGACACCCCCTTCCACGACCTGTGCGCCCTCAGCGCCCGCCTCTCCCACCCGGTCGCGGTGCTGGACGGCAAGAAGAAGCTGGTCGGTGTCGTCCCGCGGCAGCGGCTTGTCGGCTTCCTCGGTGACGAGACCGCCGAACCGGAACCGTGCCCCTCCCCGCGCGACAAGGGCGGAGAGAAGGTGACCGCCCGTGCCTAG
- a CDS encoding 5'-3' exonuclease — MRGVTGRLMLLDTASLYFRAYFGVPDSVKAPDGTPVNAVRGLLDFIDRLVKDHRPDALVACMDADWRPQWRVDLIPSYKAHRVAEEHEVGPDEEVVPDTLSPQVPVIEAVLDALGIARVGVEGYEADDVIGTFTARAKGPVDIVTGDRDLYQLVDDARGIRVLYPLKGVGTLQLTDEAWLREKYGVDGRGYADLALLRGDPSDGLPGVPGIGEKTAAKLLTEFGDLAGIMAAVDDPKAKLTPTQRKRLDESRPYLAVAPTVVRVAGDVPLPDVDTALPHIPHDQAALKGLAERWGLGGSLQRLLTTLAV; from the coding sequence ATGCGTGGCGTGACCGGACGACTGATGCTCCTCGACACCGCCTCGCTCTACTTCCGCGCCTACTTCGGCGTGCCGGACTCCGTGAAGGCCCCGGACGGCACTCCGGTGAACGCCGTGCGCGGGCTGCTGGACTTCATCGACCGCCTGGTGAAGGACCACCGCCCGGACGCCCTGGTGGCCTGCATGGACGCCGACTGGCGGCCGCAGTGGCGGGTGGATCTGATCCCCTCGTACAAGGCGCACCGGGTCGCGGAGGAGCATGAGGTCGGCCCCGACGAGGAGGTCGTGCCCGACACGCTCTCGCCGCAGGTGCCGGTCATCGAGGCGGTCCTGGACGCGCTCGGCATCGCGCGCGTGGGGGTCGAGGGGTACGAGGCGGACGATGTGATCGGCACGTTCACCGCGCGGGCGAAGGGCCCGGTGGACATCGTCACGGGGGACCGCGACCTGTACCAGCTGGTGGACGACGCGCGGGGGATCCGGGTGCTGTACCCGCTCAAGGGCGTGGGCACGCTCCAGCTCACCGACGAGGCGTGGCTGCGCGAGAAGTACGGCGTCGACGGCCGGGGATACGCGGATCTGGCGCTGCTGCGCGGCGACCCGAGCGACGGTCTGCCGGGCGTGCCCGGTATCGGCGAGAAGACGGCGGCCAAGCTGCTCACCGAGTTCGGGGACCTGGCCGGGATCATGGCGGCGGTGGACGACCCCAAGGCGAAGCTGACACCGACGCAGCGCAAGCGGCTGGACGAGTCGCGGCCGTATCTCGCGGTGGCGCCCACGGTCGTACGGGTCGCGGGCGACGTACCGCTGCCGGACGTGGACACCGCGCTGCCGCACATCCCGCACGATCAGGCTGCGCTCAAGGGGCTGGCGGAGCGGTGGGGGCTCGGGGGATCTTTGCAGCGGCTGCTGACGACGCTGGCCGTGTGA
- a CDS encoding siderophore-interacting protein, whose translation MAERPARKPRKPHSAQVVRTERLTPHMQRVVLGGEGLADFSADTCTDHYVKLLFGPEGVTYPEPFDLERIREEFPREQWPVTRTYTVRAWDPEHRELTLDFVIHGDEGLAGPWALRARPGETVRFMGPGGAYAPDATADWHLLVGDESALPAIACSLEALPAGATAYAFVEIAGPEEEQKIDSDVEVIWLHRGDRPVGEAVSEAVRALSFPEGRLHAFVHGEAAFVKDLRRLLRVERQIPREDLSISGYWRLGHNEDGWQAAKRDWNARIEAEQEGTSAA comes from the coding sequence ATGGCAGAACGCCCTGCCCGCAAGCCGCGGAAGCCCCACTCCGCGCAGGTCGTCCGCACCGAACGGCTGACCCCGCATATGCAGCGCGTGGTGCTCGGCGGGGAGGGCCTGGCCGACTTCTCGGCCGACACCTGCACGGACCACTATGTGAAGCTGCTCTTCGGTCCCGAGGGGGTCACCTACCCCGAGCCCTTCGACCTGGAGCGGATCCGGGAGGAGTTCCCGCGCGAGCAGTGGCCGGTGACCCGTACCTACACGGTGCGTGCCTGGGACCCCGAGCACCGCGAGCTGACGCTGGACTTCGTGATCCACGGCGACGAGGGCCTCGCGGGACCCTGGGCCCTGCGCGCCAGGCCCGGCGAGACCGTGCGGTTCATGGGCCCGGGCGGCGCCTACGCGCCCGACGCCACCGCCGACTGGCATCTCCTCGTCGGTGATGAGAGCGCCCTGCCGGCCATCGCCTGCTCCCTGGAGGCGCTGCCCGCCGGTGCCACGGCGTATGCCTTCGTGGAGATCGCGGGCCCGGAGGAGGAGCAGAAGATCGACTCCGATGTGGAGGTGATCTGGCTGCACCGCGGAGACCGCCCGGTCGGCGAGGCCGTGAGCGAGGCGGTCCGCGCGTTGTCCTTCCCCGAGGGCCGGCTGCACGCCTTCGTCCACGGCGAGGCGGCCTTCGTGAAGGACCTCCGCCGGCTGCTGCGCGTCGAGCGCCAGATCCCCCGCGAGGACCTCTCGATCTCCGGCTACTGGCGCCTCGGCCACAACGAGGACGGCTGGCAGGCCGCGAAGCGGGACTGGAACGCGCGTATCGAGGCGGAGCAGGAAGGCACCTCGGCGGCTTGA